The genomic segment TCCTGTTCAGACAATGAGGGTTTGGCGGTGCCAATATTCAATTCGCGGTAAATTTGGCGGGAATCGGCGCAAATCAGCTCACCCTGATTGTGGCGCGCCAATTCCAGGGCCAGACTGCTTTTTCCTGAGGCAGTGGGGCCCGCAATCACGACGAGGGGGTTTTGGCTTGGATTCATGAGCAAACTTCTTCAAGGCGTTTCTTGTGAGTTTTCCTTACGCATGGCTTGAATTTCACGGCTTAAGACCCCTTCATAGCAGTCAGGGCAAATCCCATGGCTGAAGCGGGCATGGGTATGATGTGAGACATAGTGTTCAAGTTTTTCCCAGTAATTTTCATCATTGCGAATTTTTTTACAATAGGCACAGATTGGCAAAAGACCTCGCAATTCTTTGACATTGGCCAGTGCTTCTTCCAATTCATTCAAACGCTGCAAGAGGGTTTGCTGAAGGTTGAGAATGCGTTCGCCGACATTCAGGCGTGCTTTGAGCTGACCCGGATCGACGGGCTTAAAAAGATAGTCATCGGCCCCGGCTTCCAGCCCCTGAATGAGGTTCTGGGTGCCCTCCATGCCTGTTAATAACAGGATATATGTAGATTTGTGTGTTTCACTCAGACGCATGCGACGACAGAGTTCCAAACCATCGGGAGCCGGCATCAGCCAGTCAAAAATCACCAGGGGAGCGGGATCTTCTTCCAGCATCTGCCAGGCTTCTTGCCCATCTTTTGCTTCACTGACACGGTAGCCCCAACGGCGGAGCATATTGCTGGTGGTTCGCAGAGAGACAGGATCGTCCTCTGCTATTAAGATGTGCATTTAGGCTTGAAATTCCTGATGAACACGCTGATAAACCTGTTTGGTCTGATCGGCGATAATATCCCAGTTGAAGGTGTCAATCAGGCGCTGATAGGCTTGATCCACCATCCATTTGGACCAGTCAGGATGGAAGAGGACCTGTTTAATGCCCCAGGCCAAAGAATCCGGTGAACCAGTATAGCTTTTCATGCCGGTGACGCCATGCTCAACAATGCCTCCCAATCCGCCGGTATCTGAAACCACGACGGGGGTATGGGCTGCCATGGCTTCCAGTGCAACAATGCCAAAGGGCTCATACAGGCTGGGATAGGCGGCAACGTCGGCCACACGCAGAAGCTTGAGCAAGTCTTCATCTGAAACATAGCCGGGCAGAATCACCCGATCGGCAATGCCCAGGGCTTGTGCTTTGTAGCGCAGCTCTTCGAGCATCGGGCCTTTGCCTGCAATTACGAAGCGGGCATGGGGCACTTCCCGCAAAACCTCTGCGGCGGCTTCGACCAGAATCTGAAAGCCTTTTTCAGGAACCATGCGGCCTACGGAGACAATCAAGGGCTCATGATCGGCCGCCAGACGGCGGCGAAAATCCATGGCATCGGGAAAGGGAAACAGAAATTTATCGCGTTTAATCCCATTGGGGATAATATCTATTTTACTGGCGGGCAGGTTGTAATTGCCCATGACTTCACTTTTCATGGCCTGGCTGCAGACAATCGTGCGCCAGGATTCATAATTGAGATACCATTCCATGCTGTGCACATAGGCTTGGATTTTATTGTGAATTCCGCTCCAACGGCCCGATTCAGTGGCATGAATGGTGGCAATCAAAGGCAGATTGTACATGTGCTTGAGCGTGATGGCGGCATGGGCCACCAGCCAGTCATGGGCGTGAATGATATCAAAACTTTGGGTTTGCATGAGTTCCTGAACTTTACGCAGGATCCCAAAATTAAAATGGAGAACCCAAGAGAAAAAATCAGGCGCTTCAAATTGAAAATCTTTGACGCGGTGAATATTGACACCCTTGACCTGTGCGAAAGCGGGAGTCCCCGGATGATCGGCAGTGACCACTTCGACTTGTTCCCAGGCATGTACCAGAGCTTCTGAAATTTCTTCACTGTGTCGGGCCAGGCCGCCAACGACGCGTGGGGGATATTCCCAGGTCAACATCAAGATTTTCATAGTGTTCCTCTATCTACCCGGGTGAAAGCGATAGCCAATCCCCCGGACGGTTTGAATATATTGGGGTAAGTCTTCGCTCTTTATCTTATCACGGAGCCTGCGAATTTGCGCGTCGATAGTGCGTTCGTTGATGTTTTTGTTTTTGAGTAGATCAGTGAGATCCAGACGGGTAAATATTTTATCTGGAGACAGGGCCAGAATTTTAAAAATTTCAAATTCACGTTGGGTTAAGTGAAGGATTTTATTGCGAACCGAAACTTCGCGCGTTTGTGTATTGAAGACCAATTCGCCTGCTGCATAGAGTTTGCGCTTAATGGGAGCTTGGGGCGGGGCAAAGGCTGTCAGCTCTGGAAAATATTTTCCTTTGCGGCGCACAGCGGCGCGAAGCCGGGCACGTAATTCCCGCATGCCAAAGGGTTTCGTTATATAATCTTCGGCCCCCAGTTCCAGGCCAATCACTTTCTCAGTGGTGGCATCCAGGCCACTTAAAAAAAGCACCTGCATTTGGGGATGCTTTTTCTTGAGCATGCGACAGACTTCCATACCGCTAATATCCGGCAGCATGATATCGCAAATGGCGATATCAGGAGTGTTTTGGGCTGCTTTTGCCAAACCTTGGGCGCCATTCAGAGCGGTTTCAATTTTCCAGGGCTCAGTCACGAACATATCCTGAAATACCTGACAAAGAATAGGGTCATCATCAATTAAGAGGATTTTGGCGGGTATTTTC from the bacterium (Candidatus Blackallbacteria) CG13_big_fil_rev_8_21_14_2_50_49_14 genome contains:
- a CDS encoding glycosyl transferase family 1, whose protein sequence is MKILMLTWEYPPRVVGGLARHSEEISEALVHAWEQVEVVTADHPGTPAFAQVKGVNIHRVKDFQFEAPDFFSWVLHFNFGILRKVQELMQTQSFDIIHAHDWLVAHAAITLKHMYNLPLIATIHATESGRWSGIHNKIQAYVHSMEWYLNYESWRTIVCSQAMKSEVMGNYNLPASKIDIIPNGIKRDKFLFPFPDAMDFRRRLAADHEPLIVSVGRMVPEKGFQILVEAAAEVLREVPHARFVIAGKGPMLEELRYKAQALGIADRVILPGYVSDEDLLKLLRVADVAAYPSLYEPFGIVALEAMAAHTPVVVSDTGGLGGIVEHGVTGMKSYTGSPDSLAWGIKQVLFHPDWSKWMVDQAYQRLIDTFNWDIIADQTKQVYQRVHQEFQA
- a CDS encoding response regulator, whose protein sequence is MHILIAEDDPVSLRTTSNMLRRWGYRVSEAKDGQEAWQMLEEDPAPLVIFDWLMPAPDGLELCRRMRLSETHKSTYILLLTGMEGTQNLIQGLEAGADDYLFKPVDPGQLKARLNVGERILNLQQTLLQRLNELEEALANVKELRGLLPICAYCKKIRNDENYWEKLEHYVSHHTHARFSHGICPDCYEGVLSREIQAMRKENSQETP